The Nostoc sp. 'Lobaria pulmonaria (5183) cyanobiont' genome window below encodes:
- a CDS encoding PhzF family phenazine biosynthesis protein, whose amino-acid sequence MGQIITQVDAFTNTPFAGNPAAVCVLPTPQHKRWMQNVAQEMNLSETAFLVRQDDGFNLRWFTPTVEVPLCGHATLASAHVLWSEGHLSPDEVARFYTKSGVLIAKLQGEWIELDFPVNHSRVIIGPPELKTALGVPYRFVLQNSLSYLVELKSEDLVRQMQPNFQLLKTLPLGKVIVTSLTSPDSDYDFVSRFFAPEVGINEDPVTGSAHCCLAPFWRDRLHKNEFLAYQASNRGGVVKVYYDGGDRVFLAGQAVTVLQGELFTASI is encoded by the coding sequence ATGGGACAAATCATTACTCAAGTTGATGCTTTTACCAATACACCTTTCGCGGGTAATCCGGCTGCTGTCTGTGTTTTGCCTACTCCCCAACATAAGCGCTGGATGCAAAACGTGGCGCAGGAGATGAATTTATCTGAAACAGCTTTTCTAGTCAGACAGGATGATGGCTTTAATCTGCGTTGGTTTACGCCCACAGTGGAAGTACCGCTTTGTGGTCATGCAACTTTAGCTAGCGCCCATGTACTTTGGTCAGAGGGACATTTATCACCTGATGAAGTTGCACGTTTTTATACCAAAAGTGGAGTGCTGATTGCGAAGTTGCAAGGTGAGTGGATTGAGTTAGATTTTCCTGTGAATCACTCACGAGTAATCATCGGGCCTCCAGAACTCAAGACTGCTTTGGGTGTACCATACAGATTTGTCTTGCAGAATTCACTAAGTTATTTAGTGGAATTAAAATCGGAAGATTTAGTGCGGCAAATGCAGCCTAATTTTCAACTACTAAAAACCTTACCACTTGGTAAAGTTATAGTTACTAGCTTGACTAGTCCTGATTCAGATTATGATTTTGTCTCTCGCTTCTTTGCACCAGAGGTAGGTATTAATGAAGATCCGGTGACTGGTTCAGCCCATTGCTGTCTTGCTCCATTCTGGCGCGATCGCTTGCACAAAAATGAATTTTTGGCTTATCAAGCATCCAATCGCGGTGGCGTGGTGAAGGTGTATTATGACGGTGGCGATCGCGTCTTTCTCGCCGGACAAGCGGTAACTGTGCTACAAGGGGAGTTATTTACCGCATCAATCTAA